The Maylandia zebra isolate NMK-2024a linkage group LG4, Mzebra_GT3a, whole genome shotgun sequence genome segment ttttaatgttgACTGCTTAAAAGTTCATCATGATGTTTTGTCACTTTCTCTAGCTCTTCTGAaacatctaaaaaaataaatagataaaggttaaaacaaaataaagcattATCAttctgtatatatatttatcgtTAACGATGTGGAGATAGTTAATGCTCAGTAATAattatttactttaacatatTCTGTTTACCTGGGAGTGAGTTGTTGTCAGTCCTGAGAGAAAATTCAATGGATTCTGTCATGGCTttctccagctcctccaggatGGTGCTCTAATTGAACATCAAAAATTTATTGCTTTCAGCAGAGACTAACAGGTCAAAAACAgccagaaagaaaataaaacaagacaaaaatagAACAGGAAAAAATAGCAACGACTACAtaacatacattttaaaatgtgacaaacCTTTAAAGCATCCACCTTCTCCAACATGGCATTTTTTGCTTCCTCATACATTTCCTTATTTGAGCGTACATGGCTCTTGATAATGGTCTTCATATTGTGTAATTGGCCATTTCCACCACATTTTGCTGCCTCTACAACGATATAAAATTGGGCCAGAATAACTATAGGAATCATCatgattgtttatttatttatttgtttattgtaAATATTCATTGTCTTTTTTGCTAAATCTCGATGCTTCTACAATGAGAGAAAAAATCAAGTAAAATGTCTATACACAATCAAGGTGAATACATTAAGAAGAAATAATTATTTCATTCTCTGCTGaatgaataaaagaaattaACAGTCTCTAATTGTATGACTGTTTAATTTTAGTGGAAAGACAGAATATCAATCACAAATCTAGAAAAAACCCCCACATTATATAAAACATCTAAATTGATTTGGATGCCATCGAGTGAAATGGGTATTTGATTCCCTAAAACCCAGCCAGATCTGGTGCATGTTGCATACAGATTATAATTAATCAATTGCAAATACTTTTGATCTTAACTCATTATGTATATTAAGCACCAAAGGTGGAAAGTAACGAATTACATTTACTTGCGTTACTGTAATTGAGtagtttttttgtgtatttatactttttaaagtcatttttcaAGTCGgtaattttacttttacttaagtatatttttttaaaaagtattgtaCTTCGCTACATTTTCAATCACACCTGTTACTGAGtaaattaaaagaacaaaaaaaaaaccccaacattgCGCTTCGGAAATACTGCAGGGAATGATGGGTAATAGAACAAACTGGCGTTGGGTCACGATAAAGATGGAGTCTGACATCGGTGGTACGGATCCAGCGAAAAAAGAAACCCTGTCGAATTCTGCTGACCCTGAACTCGAAGAAACCGATGTGAACCCCTGGCCGTATTTAAGGGACCATTTCGGCTTCAAGTGCAAGAAAGGCAACAGCTTTATTATGCAGTGTAAGCTGTGTTTGCCCAGAGAGACTGAGTTAGCAGCTTTTAAAAATTCCACATCAAACCTGCGCAAGCATGTAGAGGTAagttaaatgaaacttgtacatttattttagcaaaaAGGCTGTCCTCAAGTTAATCACATTAAGTTAAGACATAAGCTGTTATTGGGCACGTTGTTGTCCACGCaacttaaattttttttactgGATTGGTAAATTgccaaaagaaaatgtgtttacttacatttttcctgtttgttaataataataatttattttaaaaaaatagttaaaTTAGACAGAAGACAGAAGCGGCTACTTTCTTACTCAACCCACacatgttcacactgcaggcaaaagAATAACATGTGCTATGTgcacagaggtgtttttttctgttctcaaactgatctccctgttggagctcagtctggggggagttatttttttctccttatttttcctcatgttgtgcattttccattgttatacctctctgatctgtcttccccatgtgatgtttgtgtaatgtatgtatggtcagaAGAGTAAGATTGCGCTGGCAAAGGTCAgcagccttaacccaatttcctttggggtcaaccttcaggatcaataaagttttattgaattgaattgaattgctcCTCAAAATTAACAGAGCAGGGCcaagtttaaaaaattaaaacacatttttatagcaGCTGCCGTACAGCTCAATTCAGTACTTGTTCTCTTATTTGACAGTTTAGAACACATTCTCATGTAAAAGAATTATATGGTTTTGACAGGTTGGTTGGTTTGGTGACCATTATCCATTTTGATGTATAGACTTGCAGTTTAACTGCCAGTGCACTTTAAtttgtaaagtttttcttttaattaaaaaacaactacTTTGAGATTTATCCCATTGTCTTTTTTGCACTACTCagaagtagggatgggtatcgaaaaccggttcttgttgagaaccggttcccactgtttcaattccttggaattgtttgccatttttgcaaacgattcccttatcgattccagtcgccctgaatgacgtcaccacgttgcggagcgtcatttacctggcaggaaacatggcggctcaaacgctaaaaagtttggttatactttacaagaatggatgacaacagggcaacttgcaatacttgcaaagtagatacttcatttaagggaggaaacactacgaatatgcaaaagaatttgctcacaaaacacgtgataaccttaaatgaatgtcgtgtttttaattccgctccggactcgtgaatctcaacccagcagcagcggtaacgtttgcacgtcctctcccgttaatgcggcaggtaaataatcaactaacagtgcatattatgttagcgcgatctgccttatctgccattactgtgcgtttaggtgaccatgatgagagagacagagtctggctggcgctcgctggcagttctcgctgcagtctaccggtagcatCTCCTTTCAAGCCAGGATAGACTAATGTTAccaagcagtgactaagtttgtggtcaaaggcttgcacccatttgccacagcagatgcccccgattttcggtaagtgaatgtgtttaattgtaggcagggacattactggatattcttgtgtaattgctacagaataatttatgttatactttgttattgctacagaagaatatttattttattattttacatttacaatttttttccccgGGGTCCCTGTGACACCACATTGAAGAGCcataggctgtggatctcttaagatctcactgctgggtttgtaaggccatgttacgcctacatttctatcttgttcaaagagaagatataaaacaaagttctaagctaatcgaccttagtgttctccttttttaaaaagaatcgataagagaatcgataaagaatcgaatcatTAAACAGAAtcaatcgtgaaaatcttatcaatacccatccctactcagaAGAGGCTGTCCTCCTGCTGACAAAAAAGTAACTATGTAACTTTTACTCTgagtacattttaaatgagctacTTTTTACTTCTACTTGAGTAAATTTTTAGACAGATAATTTTACTTGTACTTGAGTAAAATTTCAGCAAAGTAAtagtacttttacttgagtaaaataTTTTAGTACTCTTTCCACCTCTGTTAAGCACACCTGTCCACAGAATCAATTTTTTCTATTCCACTTTCTCCGTTACTATGGACAAGACCAAAGAGCGGTCAAAGGACATCTGGGACAAGATTGTAGGCCTGCACACAGCTGGAACGAGCTACAAGGAGGTCAGCGAGAAGCTCGGTGGGAAGGTGACTATCATGGTTCGGGTGAGAGGATGTGTTTTTTCACTAAGCTGTGGTCTCCACTAtggatggaccgatccgatattacgtatcagtATTGGCCCGATACGAACTTAAATTACTGGATTGAATATCGGACAGAGATAAAAAAtttaatccgatccattaacaATCACAGAAAcatctcacaaaacttgcgacatggcgtaaccCAGCTCATGaccttagcacgtcggagcagtatgcatcacatTACTGAGCACCTGTGGCGTGCGAGACCTGTCGGCGGTCTGGTggagcatttggagcctcgctatGCGATTCCAAATCATGGCATTTCATCTCAGAGAAAACTATCCtggagaagtaaagcaagtgtgtaagtttatctctgaatgtttgtaaagccaTGTTAAGCTTAACAGCCAATATCAAGAGcgactgtcttttttttctctcccctcccctctcctgctgctacttcaatcatgaaactgatcaatgataagCTGATTGGCAATTCTGTCGCAAGTCCTGTCTTTCTTGTTTGTATATCGCCCACTTTGccccagaaagaggaaaccagcggataaacaacagcagcatgtttaagcttgataaactgttgttagaatttatttaatactactttctacaccaggataaTTTTCTACGTAGCTtatggctggtaactgtgcaggggcggatatagcaaagttttgccagggggccaggtagggtattaacagggaaaggggggcacaaagacatacttttctttcttattctctttAATATGTCTAGCTTTTCATAAATAATTAcatgaatcttacaaccaaagttttaatctgatgtaaaatgtatataagtccattatagtatatagtaacGTAATAACTATTAAATCTAATGtacaccctagtaagctataatACTTTTTCccttgggaaggtaccatctgtgcagtctgcaattctgttgaagaaagatgttgaatctatttaattattgtagaaaaataatgcacatgcattaaattaaaattgattacgttgattaaacatcatgaggtggggggtggttccttATGTTTTCCCCtatgggagttggcaaccctgtTAGTTGGGTTggttaatatttctgctaagtactctttagaATACCacaatagggaggatggtgtaggtttaagtttattagattgatcagtatcgctggactatgaaatattttgcgTGTATTTTtcgcatacaggtataacagaatagcttaagtgttttgttttttaaaacttaagtatgaacttgcagcaagatatttaaaagtacagttttattgattataaaatacactacatcggattcatatcggtagatatccaaatttatgatactggtatcgtgccatctctagtctcCACCTCATCATCCTGCCTATTGTCCACACCTGATGGTGAATTAGTTGCCTTTACTTAAGACCAGCGCACTCAACAAGTCTTTGCCAGATCGGCTGCCAACCTGCATTAGTGTTGGGCTGGTAATGTTTCTGGAAAACTCATTGTCCCTCTGTTGCAGTGATTTagatcagcggtctccaacctttttagcgccacggaccggtttatgcccgacaatattttcacggaccggcctttaaggtgtcgcggataaatacaacaaaataaaactagtaccggtaccgaaaaaaagaagatttattcataacacacgtgaaaagacccaggaaaaccgagtaaccgatcaaaacgataacaaaataacgctgaaaaccgataaaaaccctgaaaaccatacatttcacacctgagcctcaagtcttgcggcccggtaccaaacgagcCCTCTATAGCTCCCACTTCATGTTCACAACATCAAGCACCTGACTCCCACCATAGTTCGTGGTTCATGTCCAGAACTCTAAGTAAAAATGTTCTGATTGTTATTAAAGCTTTGTCATTAAGTCTAACTCAGTGCCTCTGTCTGTATCTGCATTTGGGACCACTTGGATCCTGGCTGCCCTGCTGAAGTTTttcagaaatgaaagaaatataaaaCGGCCATTAACCACGCTCACTCTGAAGCTCCATGCAAAATCTTGCCTGGTGCACCAGCCCAAAACTGCAGAGGCACATGTTGATGGAAGCTTTGGGACCATAGTCACCAAGAACAGCATTAGTAACACACTAAGGTGTAATGGACTGAAGTCTTGCAGTGCTCACAAGGCCCTCCAGCTCTAGAAGACATATGCACAGGCCCATCTCAAATTTGccagtgaacatctaaatgaATCAGAGAATACTTGGGAGAATATGCTGTGGTCAGATAAAACCAAAATAGAGCTCGTTGGCATTAAATTCAACCTAtcatgtttggaggaagagaagcgTTGAGTATGACCCACAGTCAGGCATGGCAGTAGAAACATTGTActttggggctgtttttctgctaagggTACAGTACAGCTTCACTACACTAAGAAGGCAATGAACAGATGGGATAATGTACAGAAAACTCTTGGACTAAAACCTGAAGCTTGGAGTTCCCAAGCTGCAGTCAAGAAATGTAGAGGATTTAAGGAGTTTCATTAAAGGTGAGTTGAGAAGATGTCTTACCGCTGTGCTTGCCAACAAAGGTTCCTTAATAAGTGATGTTTGGCTTGGGGATTAAACACATATTTCATTGaatgacatgcaaatcaatttacaaattttatgttattttattttttcatggatttgtggttgatattctgtctctctaCATTATAATgaaactgatataaaatataGGTAGTTCATTttattgtaattaaaaaaaaacttacaaGTAAAAAGTCAAATAATTACTTCCGAGATTATATTATGAAATGTTTAAGTAGTGATACATTGACCTCCTTTCTTACCTTCATAGCATTCTTTCATCTTTGTCTCAATTGTCTCCAACAGACTGTTGTagatcattttcttttctatccGGATGGTTTCGTTGAGTTTCTCCTTAATTTTTTCTtccttaaaaacataaaaatggattaaaatgagtttaaaaaatcattaaaataaaaaaaacaaacaaaaaacaaatcaaggCTATTTTGGGAGTATTTAGGTTCATCTGTTGACTATTCTGTTTAAAAGGAGAGTTTAGACTTTTACCTCCATCTTGAGAAAATCCAGTTGTAGTTTTAGATCTTTGCACTCAGTAGTCAGTAAATCGGTTCCAAGCGAAAATGCACTAATGGATCCATTGAATGGTCTGAAATATGTTAAATCACTTCAGAATGACAGTATTGagatgtttattaaaaaaaagatgtaacTTATACAAATGTATACCCCCCGGTCTGGGGTGCTGGCCGGGCCTTGGGAGCTTGGGTCCTGGCTGTTGTGTCGCCGGAGcagtgggcgggtgggtgcagaGGGGCTCAGCCCCAGTGCAGGGGACCTCTGGTGCATCGGCCCTACTAGGGGGCTCTCTAACTGGTGGGGAGGTTGTTATATCTTGCAGGTGGTCTCCTCACTACAGgagctcactctgcaggtggggggagagatataggagaggtggagaatgaactcaacctgggtgtctattgtcttgtgtagtttgggAGTTGATTGGAtgacggggtgggtgcagttttctctggggtggagtcgggtgggctgccccggactctgtggggctgggcggtGCTGCAGCTGCGGGCcctggtccggatgggcctgggcccccttgccctggtgggttccagagtgtgggggtgcctactggggtcagcgggggagctggccccagggaggggccacttgcccctccctttttccctccccatcctcagctgcctccctattcccgctctaccacacccacccacacacgcagggcttggggtgcaggtATCTCACCAGGGTACAGGGGAGgcactccccctctgtccccttctgaccgcctgtgcctcaattttatcctgcaacctagacatccacattactcacactctcacataacacatacatatagggccttgggggtgggcacgttttacagcatccagaggatggtcggtgtactccaacccacctctggcgctggtgccctaccctcaattttaaatgcatttagacactAAAGGTTTTCGGGAagagccgtgctgctctctgagaggaagctagtaccatgctctcctgagttttaaatgcactttagaaaagcacacagcaacactacatatgagcgggcgtagggaggtttgaggtcttcactcaccccggttctgttagccgtcagggctggggggctgggaggaggtgctggctgtcagactggggtctgggatgcggggcctccctactactgcagataaggaggtggtccgcttgcctccaccccagagagaagggttatatctcctgggtctaggtgcggcttgcccctctgagggcgggggtacctggacctgggatatagagtatgtttggggagtgcgactgtctgtgcagtgtttatttgtgtctgtctacacgttgggtgagtgccgagtatttggttgtgcatatgggggtgggaatgcacgtctgtgtccgcgtgtgcctgttcgtctgtgtctatatgtcaggttgggtcttagactcaacctctctgggtacatctcaggccctctaaagtacggaggcctatctcccctcaccacactccctgccggtggctgatgccctcagacgttggtgtgttggtggtccttgtcgtctggggctgggcgctcatgtatgtaccggctcactcctggtggccaaTTGGCGAGGCCAGGCGCCTGtggccctcaggcctctgggcctgaagctcggtcctctctggcacagctggctgccggcagagcccgcgggcacgccactgcaaccccctctggcctctgcttcgtagctgctgggtgacctctcctttggggctctactcagctcttcccaggagggtggcacggttcccccccctttggtggtcctcctcgggtccttgtactctggggcctctggatatctggggcctggatctcctccatacctgcttcataccctggtggacgggactatggctccccacactgcctagcagatcgttacatggagaaacctttggaatacaagcatgctgatccacacaggtgtgcacacaggtgtacacacgggtgttcacagacacggactacacctttcttggctgctgcctcaaagcacattgtgcactGTCTATCTTGgttgctgcacaatatcgtttattatttagtatctactgttatctactgctagctagtttattgtgatggtgctgttttttttattatgttgctctttgttgtttgctttctcttctgtttttttttctccatacaggtgacccaggtgttttgtttgttttttttttgttttgttttttctctcttcccccccttctcaccgtctcttctcccctttggttttctttctctccctctctttctttcattctttctccctgtcctatcccccagtcatgtctgtcccgtttgtagcaactgaaaataaaataaattcatacttataataaaggtcaatcaaatggaccaatatgccaaggccatgatgatccacttggtaaaataaatccgcttggcatctttcttggccttaagacaacaattctgatggctaaagatccaaacgggacacaaaaaacaaaaaaaacaaatgtatatgtatatttttgtgtAATAGTTCTAGtaagtattttgttttttctccaagaTGGACAAGTTTTAAGCCCATATTAGGtccttcttttttctgttttttgtattGTACTTCTATGCTAAACACCAGAGAAATGGACAAAGACTTTGAGgttaaacaaaactaaatgcaAATAAGACTAGATAAATAAGAATAATTTAActtaaaatgtgtgtttgcgtgtagTGTATATTTACTTGTATGTAACTGCAGGATTGATTCGTATAGTGTCAGACCAGGAGGCACACCTGATGGGAGAGAAAACAAggggaaaattttaaaaaagtgccAAAATAATCATATTGTTGTTACAGGCATTATTctttccatcatcatcatcacaactCCAAATAAATCAGGCAAGAAAAGTACTGTCACGCACAACAGTATAGTGAGGAGAGAACACATGTTGGATGGGTGGCAAGGTTAGTCATGGCACTTGaacaatatataaatatgtatatgtatatatttttttaattttctttgaatCAAGAATAAATGTACATCACGTAGGTATAAATTTTGTGCCCAGTTTTAAACCAAATTTTGAGTTGTTgtcttaattcttattgtctgtAGATATTTTCCTTTGTTTAATTTTGGTTTCTTTATGAGTCTTGTCACGATCCCTGTAGGGAGCTTCCTCAAAAGGGTTGATCCCTTCAAAATTAGGATTAGGGGTAACAGTTTAATAAACCATATTATTATCTACCATTTATAGTACCATTGTTAACACTATGATCATCTTTTCcattaataaaaagaaattgaaGGTATAAATATACAGGATTCTTACGGGAAGATCTTGCTGAATTTTTCATCAATGCTGTTAGTCAGGCATGAAGCTAATTCCACGTTGAAGTTTATTTCTTTCCTTGTTTTGTGGACGCCACCTCCCAAAACAACAGACTTTAATGTCTTGTGAAAACCACGGCCATCCTCTTtctgaaacaaaacagaaaacaaattccTGAACATAAGGCCATTTGAAAGGCAAAATAAGTAGTTTTAATGcagtctttaaaataaatacatacgtCCAATAACTTCGtcaattttttttcatcttcttttttgGAGTTTTCAACCCCCTTGCTAAGGCATTTTTCAAAGGTCTTGTAGACCTCTTCTATTTCTTTCTTGATTTGTTCATATTTGCATCCCAGGGTGTTTTTAAGTTCTGCACACACATTTTCGTTTTTATCaccctgaaaataaaaacataatagaaaaacaaaattataaatGCCAATACCTGATGGAAAATGCAGTTCTAGATTCAGTGTCAGTAAACttattttaaggtttttttgttttgttcttttagaaaaaagtaaataaaaaatacaaaagctttcagtgaaaatatatatatatatatatatatatatatatatatatatcacttaTTAACCTTTGCTTTTGATAGGTAATACAAATAGAAGAATTTTATTACTTGAGTATCTTACTGCTTTTTTGTGTTTGGCATCTTGAATCAGAGACAGAATCGTAAAAGCTCCAGACACATAATTTTTTGTCTCTGAGTGAAGGTTGTTGAGCTCTTTCAGAAGTTTTTGAAGTTTGGGTATTTCTGTTGATAATAATTGAATAATTCATTTTAACattaattgtaataaaaatagccATTATTTGAAATTAAACTAGACTACAACAGCAGCATTTGATATCTGCTTTATGTCTAGTACATGCTCATATCAGGGAACTTCACCTACCAGTTTCTTCTGGATCTAGATGCTCTTTTTGTAGGAACTCACGGGAACTCACTGTGAACACTTCGAAACAGTTATCACTGAAGGGTTTCTGGAGAAaattgaatacattttaaagcttTCTTGCTATTGTTTTTGGGTTAGATTTTCACTCTACCTATAAAACTCAccttcttattttttattttttgctttactTGTTCCTTggcttgtgtgtttcttttaactATGAGTTTATGGACTTCACCTGGCAAACTATAAGAATACATGTGTGTTACCCAGCATTAAATCACTgagagaaatgccagcacattCTTGTTGGTCATTGATATACTATTTTTCCTAAAACTTTATAGA includes the following:
- the LOC143418370 gene encoding nuclear GTPase SLIP-GC-like; this translates as MEEQYTSQEMDSFATQVFPSTSNKGKRKSNPQGKSSKQPAAKQQRVSTPGKNSEAVILPNIKGIMEEVTARLQDQNELSAFLKKKITELDKDKRVQIGVFGETGAGKSSLINAIIDEENLLPSSDECTSACTSVIIKVEASVDDKYQALIEFLKTEEWNDELWYLLQSAGDKNNEETADDDDDDDDDDDDSNDYIENKLSALYGEEWKKNSSKDLTEKKCFSDIHELLKSGTKTFTCKTAMDLSGKLTPYTMNSPLPSQSKKGKRYYWPIVKCVTVKVPNKDLLQHVTLVDLPGSGDCNKSRDEMWKRIVGDCCVVWIVTEIKRAASQETAWKILSRVSRFIGNGGECQRICFICSKSDVTGISHGRLPGEVHKLIVKRNTQAKEQVKQKIKNKKKPFSDNCFEVFTVSSREFLQKEHLDPEETEIPKLQKLLKELNNLHSETKNYVSGAFTILSLIQDAKHKKAGDKNENVCAELKNTLGCKYEQIKKEIEEVYKTFEKCLSKGVENSKKEDEKKLTKLLDKEDGRGFHKTLKSVVLGGGVHKTRKEINFNVELASCLTNSIDEKFSKIFPCASWSDTIRINPAVTYKPFNGSISAFSLGTDLLTTECKDLKLQLDFLKMEEEKIKEKLNETIRIEKKMIYNSLLETIETKMKECYEEAAKCGGNGQLHNMKTIIKSHVRSNKEMYEEAKNAMLEKVDALKSTILEELEKAMTESIEFSLRTDNNSLPDVSEELEKVTKHHDELLSSQH